Below is a window of Gammaproteobacteria bacterium DNA.
CTTCAAGGTGGCGGACCTGATGCGTGACCAGGCCCTGCTGCCCCGCGTCAAGACCATCGCCGAGCGTTTGCAGGCAAGCGCCCCCGAGATCTGCGCGGCGCTGGTGCGGCGCTGGGTCGGCGAGTCCGCGCAACGGTTCGCACAGGTTTGAGACGGATATGAACGAGATGTCGCCACTGCTTTCCGCAACGCTGGGTGAGGCGTTGCGCGACTTGTTCGCGGAGCGCCTGGCGCAGGCCGGTGATGCATGCGAACGGTTGGTGAAGACCAGCGATGAGGAGGCCCTGCACGACTTCCGGGTGGCTATTCGGCGTCTGCGCAGCCTGCAGCGTGCATACGGCGGTTGGATGGGCAGCACCTTCAAGCCGCGCTTGCGCCGCGCCTTGAAGCAGCTTGCCAAAACGACCAATGCGGGACGCGATGCCGAGGTGCTGCTCGCCGCACTGGAGGATTTGAGTGCGCGTTGGACGCCTGCCCAACGTCCCGGCGTGCAGGCGTTTCAAGAACGCCTGCAGCGGCGGCGCGATAAGGCCTATGCCGAGGTCGTGGCCGCCATCCCGCCACAGTTCAGACAGGTGGGAAACGGATTCGAGGGCATGATCGACAAGCTGCCCGCCCGGGCCGGGATTCCTTTTGTAACCGC
It encodes the following:
- a CDS encoding CHAD domain-containing protein, with product MSPLLSATLGEALRDLFAERLAQAGDACERLVKTSDEEALHDFRVAIRRLRSLQRAYGGWMGSTFKPRLRRALKQLAKTTNAGRDAEVLLAALEDLSARWTPAQRPGVQAFQERLQRRRDKAYAEVVAAIPPQFRQVGNGFEGMIDKLPARAGIPFVTATCEAWQGFAEDFLARLEAVGGGQDEAKLHALRIAGKRCRYLVEPFAELSPEAADLVRHFKRLQDCLGERHDLAVLGEALNKASGKLAGRYARQRISQALEAKQASTKDPMPGLLAVVKALKARRETLA